The window TTTAATCACTTTGAGTTTTTCCTAtcaagtctttttttttcaagatgatCACTCACTCATCTTGTGGTGGCTTCGCGCATGAGGACGTCTCTTTATGGGGGCCATTTTGTGCTTACTGTTGAATCCGAAATTTTTCGGGACGTCCGCACCTGCTTACGAGCCGCCGTTTTTTCAAAAGGACTTCGTCAAACGACCCAAATTTTTTCTAAGATTTTCGTTGGTCGTGGCGCGAAATTTTGTTTGTGAATTTCCAGAACATTGATGAAAGGAAGAGAGGCACGCCCGGCGGTGCCAATCCGTCGGTTCCTTTCGcctattctcttctttttcataaaacaGCAAAATTCCGCCTGTCACGCTGCATTTGCTCGTTTTTCGTTATCTTCGCGCGCGTTTCGTAAAGTAGGCGGTGATTCATCACGTGAAGTTGTCGAAGGCACTTACTACTCGAATCGAAACAATACTATTAAACCCTTATTCCATGCATTTTTTTAACGAGGGAAAGATAATTCCATATTTCTTCCtaagaattttcttaattattgatatctgtaattttttttctaataaactgCACAAACATTAACAGTTCcagattaaatagaaatatacgaTCCAgcctcgaataatttttttaattcgtcaaATACAATCGAGAAATATGTCAcgtattttcttctttggttccctatttaattttcgatatattattacatctaCGCGGAAGAAAGTACTCTCCAATTTCGCATTATAGACCAGCACTTTACAACATCTCaactattttcttcttttattctcttcgAGTCTTCTATCCACTTTTCGTGCGTGGACGTACACATTGGAAGAATCATGGCGACTTCCGATTTTCGTATATGGACCAATAGGCGTTCATCTCGAGGCCGTGTAACCCGTGAAGAGTGACGAGGTCAAACACACCGTGTCTGGTCGACAGTGGTGCAAACGACCGAGAAGACGTGTGGTGGGTTGAGAGAGAAACGGTATCGATTTGTATTTATGGACATCGAATAGACGTCAATCCcatgcaaaattatttactctGTCCGATTGTCGAGAttcttgattgaaaattatagtttttaattggattaaaCAACTTATTGACGTTGTTTTTGATGTATcattacattttctttcacGGTTGAAAATCAAGTAGGTTAATTGGAGTTTCTTCTTGTGTgttaattaacgaaatatcgtttggaataataataatatttttcttcattcataTTGTGTTTTCAATTATCACGGAACATGATATTTTGAAactgaatttgatatttaaattttcgttaattttaaataatgaaaccttttaaatctttttcgcCTTTAAAatcgtgataaaatttttacatgaaaatgtttaaatgttaCAAGAAGttaagattgaaaaaagaaatatgattcaaattttttttttttttcaaaatagaaaataaacttttagcTACctgaaaagagaataaatttgttcACACAATAGGATAACCCAATCACAgtggaaaaagattttttttattctaaatttgattacaaaaataaagaatcaaaaaagTTACataaacaacaacaacaacaataataatagtaataataataataataataacaataataataatacattcctAATTGGATAAAAcgttatcaaaatttcttctcataaatttagtttacaaaaattttctcttaaaaaatttcttacaatcttccttctttcattCCTCGTGAATAACTCTATTcagttatagaatttaattcagATACTATATCATatcgttttcgtttctttcctcgTTCAAAGATTCTATCTTTTCCTCGATCTCCTCCACAGGATTTTCGGATGGAACGTTGCTATTTCGCGAAGCATTCTCTTTGCTGATCGATTTTAATCGTCCTATCGACATTCTTTCGTTGACTTCGTGACTGTTGATGATCGAGATATCTTCATTGTCGCTGAAACTTCTACTATTTTTCCTGGAATTCCCGTTTTTCTCCTTTGTACAAATTGACTTCGATCGCCGATTCCTTTGACTTCGTCTATTTTCCACGTCGTGTCTGCTCAAGCTTCGCTTTCtctttcgactttttaaattCTCCTCGCTTTTACCGTTACAAAAATTGtcaattaatagattaattctgaaatataataacacgATATTATTTCCCATAAATATCCATGCTCGCGTGAACAACAATTCTTACTGTAAAATATGTCGGATGAAAATATAACGtttcatgtaaaattaattttttcgataataattatagataatttatacgataaattcgtacgatattatcaatataatattgctaATTAACATAAACTGtacactttaaaaaaaaacatcctaTCCTAcatctaaattttcaaacggaaaaattcgtattcgataatttttctaaacaatTTCTCTCTCGACAAATAAacagaatgataaattaattacaacaaATCCGTTATGTAaacaaattaagaagaaatcccttataaaattaaagaaacgcATATTTAAATCACTCACTTCCTCCTGGTCATCTTCCTTCTGCTTCGTCGCGAAGAACGTTTCTCgattttcttccttcgaatCGGACTCTTCTTCAAGCTCGAGGATTTCCCCCTTTTCTGTAAAGGATTCTCTTGCGATTTCGGCGTATCCTCGCGTTTCTTTATCTTCCAAGGAGGGGTAGGACAACGATCCTTGCTGCCGATCAACGGGTCATCCTCCCCCCTTCGGGCCCTTCTTCGCCTCTTGCGCGACTCCGCGTTGCTCCTCTTCGTGTCCATCAATGTTGGCGCTACTCGTATTACTTGTCCTTCGCTATCGGTCGGAATCAAGTAGCCGGATTTCACGCCGAAAGAAAGCGCCTTGCGAAGGTATTTCTTAGCTTGCCGTTTTCCTAGATACGAAAAAAGCTTTTCTATCGTTTTCACtgtttattttcatcgtttttcTTTGTCTAAGTGAATTATACTCTACGTTTAGAGTAAGCagtaggaaaaattttatcgaatgatttttaaatttacggaGCAAACgtatttcatcatatttatctttttttcaatgtcgAGAAATCTTATCcataacgatgaaaaattaaaaaatcaatgaaatctaTTTTCTCCTCAgcgtggaaaaaagaaaaagaaagggaaatgaATTACCACGCCCTCGAGTTCCTAACTAATagcaagatttaaaaaaaaaaagaagaagaggtgtCACGCGATACCTTCCTCGATCCCAGCCTTGATGTAGTTGTTGATGACCTGGACGAGAGATTTCTTCTTGAGTAACGCTCTAGTGTTATTGATCGCCTTGGCGAGCGCAATCGGCCTCACCGAGATATTCGACGCGCTGCTGTCCTCAGTACTGCTGGTCTCCGAGCTATTTGCGGCGTCCATCACGCTCGACAAGTTCTCCACGGACGTTGCCACGGATTTTGTGTACTCGGTTCCTTCGATGGACGAGCTATCGCTACAAAACGAACTGTCGCGCGAGGACTCTCGAGTATTCCTGTATTTCCGCATTTTCCCGCGATATCTGTCGTCCCGCACGGCTCTGCTTCGCTTTCTTTCTGAAACATACATGATCGCGATCGTGTATTCGGGTGAAGCATGAAATATGGTTTTATTTCTCCCGCCCCTTTTCTCTCAGGCTCCCCGTATTGAACTGTGGCGATTCGATTTTATCGAACGGGTGATGGAGGGTTGAGATCGAAAAGGGTTCCTCGAGTCTTTCGTGATCTCTTTCTACGgaagaaatctttttatataattttaaatgaaattttggatctgagaatattgaaaaaaaatataaaaaaataaaatatttgtatcgtaTTTgtcctataataatatttcaatagaatttatgtaatgatatatatatatataacaattaaataagggttttatttttttgaatttactcTTCGCTGTTTCACTTGTGAAGTTTTTATGATCAGATAATTAGAAagtatgaaataattgaaaaagaaaattattaaaataacaaaagattataatagatgtaattataattcgatgataattaaaatttatatatatatatatatatatgataatgacAAGTCTTATCTAAGTGTCTTAAGTATAACAATTCATTGTGCATAACAAAGCACCTTGGTTATGTTTGTTCATCAATGCATAGACTATTTCTCGTACGCTAGGTTTGTAAATACGCAATCGGCGTGAAATGTTCGGCTGTTTACGATGTTGTCGATAACGTGGCtttattcttccatttttctgtGCATGGCCGTTTGCTTTTTTCTTCGGTGCCATTATTCGGTAATGGCACTTCTTTCATCGTCCCATGGGTGGCTTCTCGCTGAAACAGTGGCTGGCGTCAAAAAAACACTCGTTTTCTGCTTGTCATCGATTAGTAGCAACATCACGTTGCCAACATTGCATCGATAAAATTGTGTCAAATGTTTGAAGCTTCGTTCGAAGTGagattattcatttatctcgtgaaaattcgccttttacaataaaaaaaaaaaaagaaaagaaacatcgatagtttaaaaaatatatttcattgttatttcgttaaaaataagcGAAGAAGAATACAAAtggaatttaaagaaattcgatttaaatccAGCATTaagttatgatattataagttgatgatattacaattaattggtTAGATCATCGAAGTTTCTGTATTCGTGATACAGAGAagccaatattatttaatcgggGTTATCGAGATTATGTCATTGAcatgaaagataatttaaagaaacaggAAGTCATTATGATCGTTGTTTACCAGAAAACAATGCCATTTGAATAAAGATCATTGAGTTCGTGACGATATTGACagtataagattatttaaagattagaGAAGTCATCGTTTCATACgaggttaaaaatatttaatggccATATGGTCGTGTCATAGAGTTCATTTCCTGAATACGATGACTTCATAAGATAACTCTTATTTACTACCgattttttcgagagaaattttcaatatgaattATCTATTGCACACTTCGCTAtgcataaatttatcgaatttcatGATTCTCGTACAGTTCAAAATATAACTTCCACAAGTATTCTATCATTcaacttcaattttattattccaatagAATTTCGCAACTATAAAGTCGTTGACCCAGACTTGCGTAACTTTATAGTCatcgaaattgatttttcgcaATTCTCTCAGATCGTCCTGTATATGGTTTCCCTGTTGCGAAATTTAGCAACtgtaacagtttttttttttattaacattgaaCTCGATGActaataaaatcgattcgatcgatctttgaaatttctcaCTCTTCACAATCTTTTTTAACACTACACCTAACCATCcactttcattttcttttctctttcactcGCAAATTCctccaaaaattttctcgaaaaataaataaataaataaataagaaatacgtacgtataaatattcgtctaaaaaaaatcaaaattaattttacatatatttgataattatcattatcaaattatacaattaatattaatatcatacgATTCGAGTTGTAAAATTCAAACAATCCCATTACTATTTCCATCTTCATCAATTTCATCATCTTCATTAAATTCCCAACTCCCAAAATCTCTATGATCCTCTTCACCCTTGACATAAACGGCATTAAATCCCGCAACAAGACGATTCCTCAGCATCCCTATCGCGACCTCGTCATTACCAGCATGCAACTTTCGTGCATCTTGATGCACTCGTCTCTATGTCCCTCCTCGTCGAGCCCAAGGTCTCTCTCGTTCACAACCGTTCCCTGTCAAACTTTCCCGAAGTAGTCGAATCTCGTCTGAAACAAGTGTCGCGTAACTTTTctcgatattatattacgtatttcgatattatagtatatttcgTTCCATGTGTACACTCGCTTCCGCCCCTTCTCACGGAAGCGGAGCCTCGATTTATCGCAGTTTGATCGTTGTTCGGCTCGTTTGCCACTTTTGGTCAGAGCCGGTATCGATCATCCGTCACCGTGAACGAGGAACttttcgagtttttggccTTGACTTTGCGGAAACAGCCAGCGAATTCAACATTGCTCGCGCTCGACTGGCCACCAGGAAGTGTCACGGCTCCGTGAATGGCTTCGCCGTTGAGATTATCGCGGATTTCCGTCTCGTTCGAGCCATCAATGAAAATTGCTCTACAAAGAAACGATACTTTCATTCGCTTTCCTTGGACTTTTATTGTTTGGATCGAGGATGGTTGGAATTGTAGTTGGAAAGATTTTCGAGATTGATAAGTGAATTATCGTTGAGAAGTTCTTGGAAGAGATACTGTTAAAGGATGATGTAGCTATTTATACGTTTTATTGTTAGTGTTtctgtttttatttgaatcttttcgaatatatcgGATTCAGACTTGTTATCTCaagattcatataaattatgtatatatattttttaggaggatttttttctttgttcttttgAATGTAttggattgaaaattattttattcttggaaAGGCTTTAATTCGAgtcgaaaatttcttcttggaTTCATTGTTAAATTATGAGTTGAAAAGATTCTGGATCCATGGATGATCCTGAGATTTATGCGAATTATCATTGAAGAAGCTCTTGAATATTTCAGTATTAGGTGGTGCAAGTGTAAAAGGAATTGGAAAGCAATGGATCGAACGTGTAAAGTTAGAGAGAAATTGaagtatattatatcgtaaaGAAGTTAGAGATTTATGGCAATAtgggaattttattattgaagaaaaattttattttaaagaaactttGAGAGAAGATTTTACTTCCTGAATTTCGTGAAAAgctatcatttataaattattgttaatgtaataattataatatcattattataaaatttatattatattatatatttatattatatttattacttaaaattttttatgtaaaaagcttaaattatttaattatatctctcCAAAAATCAATCCATTAATTAACCAAACATATTCAATCCTTTGccttattaaataacattgatttatatttgtgaattaaaaatcaaattcaacaAAAGAATCttgatcttaatttatttattatttagaggaattattaaaagaaaatcaaaatatttcaaattacgcAGTAAATATATCATACTATTCACaagtaaatgaaatttctttttacaaataaatacaacGTTATTTTCATTCCTTCCATGAACccgtaaagtataaaaatacctCTCTCAGGAGCAGTTTCCTTTGTATCACACCGAACAAAAACTTGCACGCATTCCTTTTCTATATCATGGCAGTGCAATATCGAAAAgagttaagaaatttttcaacgtaccggaaaaaaactttctttctcgagTTACAATCTCTTATACACGCGTGT is drawn from Apis mellifera strain DH4 linkage group LG5, Amel_HAv3.1, whole genome shotgun sequence and contains these coding sequences:
- the LOC724168 gene encoding pre-mRNA-splicing factor CWC22 homolog, which produces MRKYRNTRESSRDSSFCSDSSSIEGTEYTKSVATSVENLSSVMDAANSSETSSTEDSSASNISVRPIALAKAINNTRALLKKKSLVQVINNYIKAGIEEGKRQAKKYLRKALSFGVKSGYLIPTDSEGQVIRVAPTLMDTKRSNAESRKRRRRARRGEDDPLIGSKDRCPTPPWKIKKREDTPKSQENPLQKRGKSSSLKKSPIRRKKIEKRSSRRSRRKMTRRKINLLIDNFCNGKSEENLKSRKRKRSLSRHDVENRRSQRNRRSKSICTKEKNGNSRKNSRSFSDNEDISIINSHEVNERMSIGRLKSISKENASRNSNVPSENPVEEIEEKIESLNEERNENDMI